One Festucalex cinctus isolate MCC-2025b chromosome 1, RoL_Fcin_1.0, whole genome shotgun sequence genomic region harbors:
- the LOC144014240 gene encoding uncharacterized protein LOC144014240, which produces MLTPEKSGAQPSTSAQMTFHRTMTTTMGPMQDSLGQSSKEREDRAHSNVRPLVLRQRKLLLKVTLLTVSRTKNVHQPIHPRKKDPKDSGWLEVDEFGWQPTIFPFAAKPGPRDAAAELNSNLPADILELFITDELLQHIVHHTNRYANQSMQKQTDKNCCARVNSLQRVFQIVCSDCYCCM; this is translated from the exons atgctaacaccggagaaaagtggtgcacaacccagcacgtctgcacagatgacgtttcatcggacgatgacgactactatgggtccgatgcaagacagtcttggacagtcttccaaagaacgtgaag atcgtgctcacagcaacgtccgaccgctggttctacgacaaagaaag ctcctactcaaagtgacccttctcacagtgagcagaacaaag aatgtgcatcaaccaatacatccaagaaaaaaag atcccaaagattctggctggcttgaagttgatgaattcggctggcagccaaccatcttcccctttgctgcaaaaccaggaccaagggatgctgcagcagagctgaattccaacctgccagctgacatcctggagctcttcatcacggatgaacttctccagcacatcgttcatcataccaaccgctacgcaaatcagtccatgcagaagcagactgacaaaaactgttgcgcacgtgtaaatagtttgcaaagagttttccaaattgtttgttcggattgctactgttgcatgtaa